Genomic DNA from Mycobacteroides chelonae CCUG 47445:
CCTCGTACCTGCTGCCGTTCCTCATTCCGGCCCTCAGTGGGCTCAGCGGATTGGCGGCGTTGATACACCTGCGTCCTGCTCCGGTGGCGGTTCCGGCTCCGGCACCGGCCGCATCGGCTGAGCGGCCGGTGTTCCGCGCTGTGCACCGTCCGGAGCCGGGTGTGGCGGCCGCAGCGCTGCCTGCCATGTCCGTCACGCCATCGGGAGGCTCGTCGGCAATCACTCCCGCATCGAGTGGGACCGTGCCGGCCCCATCTCCCGCGCCCGCGCCGTTGAGTGGAATCACTTATGCCATACCCGGTTTAGTGCCACCAGGGGTGAGCTTTGGCCCCAAGGGCGCCGCGAAATCATCGGAGAATGCCGTCGACACCGTCGATGCCACCGCGGCGGCCAGCGCCACGGTGCTCGCCCAGGCTCGACGCAGGCAGCGCGCCAAGAGCAAGGCCCGCATCGGAGGCCAACGTTACGAATACCTCGAGGAGGCAGCCGGAATGGGTGCGGAGGGCGGGCACTCCGCCGAGACCGGCGAGCACGCGGCAACGAGCAGAGGCGCCGGCCCGCTGGGATTCGCAGGCACCGTGCCCGCCGCCACGAGTACGCACACCGCCCGGACGGTCAGACTCGCTTCCGATGACACCCGGCAGGTGGCTCCCATGCTCCCCAGCACCTGGGAAGTAGAAAACACGGAACAGTCGTAGTCTTCTTACCTGTGTTTATAAGTAAAACTTTGGAGCTGTTCACGGATTAGTCACTACTCGCGCCCGTCGTTGCGCAGAACAATCGAAGACAGTCACCGGAAGTGCGGCGGTGGCGTTCCGAGATTTTCGACGCAGAGAAGGGCAGAACAGTGAGCGAGTACGGATGGACAGTGGTCGGTGCGGGCCCCGCGGGAATTGCGGCAGTGGGGAAGCTCCTTGATCGCGGAGTGCCGTCCGGCTCCATCGCTTGGATCGACCCGGAGTTCGCCGCAGGTGGCTTTGGTACGAAATGGCGTGCCGTGCCCAGTAATACGTCGGTCAAGCTGTTCATCAACTACCTGACGGATGCGCAGTCCTTCCGGTTCGCGCATGCGCCGCATTTCGCGCTGAACGACCTTGCGCCCACGGACACGTGTCTGCTCGGTGATGTGGCGGACCCGCTGGTATGGATCACCGGCCAGCTCCGCGAGCAGGTGAGCGCCCTGCGTACCACCGCGACGGGGCTGTCGCTGCACGGCGGCCGGTGGACCGTGCAGACCGAAATGGGCGAGATCACCTCGAAGAACGTGATTCTCGCCGTCGGCTCGGTTCCCAAAAACCTGGACTATCCGTGGCTGAACGAGATCCCGCTCGAGGCGGCGCTCAACCCGGAGAAGCTCGCCGCGCTGCCGCTGGAGGGCGCCACTGTCGCAGTCTTCGGCGCTTCGCACTCGAGCATGATCGCGCTGCCCAACCTCCTGGCGGGGCCGGCGGCCAAGGTGATCAACTTCTATCGCGGGCCGCTGCGCTACGCGGTCGATATGGGGGACTGGACACTGTTCGACGACACTGGCCTGAAGGGTGACGCGGCACGGTGGGCTCGGGAGAACATCGACGGGGTGCTGCCTGCCCGACTGCAGCGATGCCTCGTCGACAGCCCCGAGTTCCCCGAGCTGCTCCAGAGTTGCGACTACGCGGTGTACACCGTGGGATTCAGCCCGCGTCCGGTGCCCGCGGCGCCGCAGTGGGGAAAGCTGGAGTACAACCCGGCCAACGGGATCATCGCGCCCGGGCTCTTCGGTGTAGGAATCGCTTTCCCCGAGTACCGGATTGACCCGATGGGCTTCGGTGAGCACCGTGTCGGTCTGCAGAAATTCATGGACCGCCTCAACAAGGTGTTGCCGCTGTGGCTGAAGTACGGCTCGTGACCGTCGGCGAATCCGTTGGCGCCGAACCTGATTACCGATTCACGCTCGCCAACGAGCGGACATATCTCGCGTGGGTGCGCACCTCGCTGGCGCTTATCGCCAGCGGTGTCGCCCTCATGCAGTTCGTCCCGGAGTTCTGGATTCCGGGTGCCCGGCATGTGGTGAGCATCCTTTTGGTGACCACGGGCGGTCTGTTGGCGATGGCGGCTGCGCGACGCCGTCGCCGGGTGCAGGACGCCATGCGCCGCGACGCCGACCTGCCGCCGAGTCACATGCCGACCTTCCTCAGTGTCCTGCTGTTGGGGATGGTCGTGCTGTTGGTGGCGCTGCTGGTCAAGGGCTGAGTCTCGGAGTGACATCGTGTGTGGGCACTCCTGAAGACCGCTGTCTCTGCAGTACCTGGCTGCGTGCGGCGGTCTCCGTACGCAGCGTGAACGAAGACCGCTAAGCTGTACGACGTTCCAATGCCTCCTTAGCTCAGTGGTAGAGCACCGCTCTTGTAAAGCGAAGGTCGTCAGTTCAATCCTGACAGGGGGCTCAACGCGTCATCTGCCATGTCGGTGCCCTCACGTAACTTCAGCCCATGAGACTGTGCCTTGGTTGCGGCGCACCACTTTCCAGGCGAAGCCAGAAGGTCTATTGCGGCAATGCTTGTCAGGCAGCAGCCCGACGCGACGCCAGTACCAGACTGTGGCTCGAATCCGGTGAGGCCCGGGTGCGCAGCGAGCAGGGTCACTTCATTCGGCTCTTTCTCGCCGAGGCTCAATCGGGCCGTTGCGCGATCTGCAGCGGAGCGAGCATCTGGCAAGACTCCCCGCTGGTACTGGTGTTGGACCATATCGACGGAAACCCCGCCAACAATTGTCGAGAGAATCTGCGACTCGTCTGCCCGAACTGCGACTCGCAACTGCCGACCTACAAGAGCCGCAATCGCGGTAGGGGCCGCAGTTTTCGCCGGCAGCGCTATGCCGACGGAAAGTCGTACTAGCCAGCCCGCTATATCTCGCCTTCGATGACCCGCTCGGACCGTATCGGCCGCGGTGAACCGGACGGCCGGGACGGACGCCGGCGCGGCAGGAAACCGCCCAGCGGACCGACCACGGAGCTGAGCGCCGAGACGGTATCGGTCAGTAGCTCGATGGTGGGTGTCAGCGCGTCGATATTGGGTGCCACCTTGGCAGCCGTCTCCGACAGGTTGGCCAGCTGCTGCAGTGGACCGTCTTTAGCGGTGAATTTGTCCAGGACGCCCTCTTCGCGCATCAGCCGTTCCAGAATCCCTTCCTCCGCGAGCAGCTGGTCGACTAGCCCTCCCGGGGCGAGCGCCCGGTCCAGGGCGCCATCCTGTGAAGTCAATCTGTCGACGGGCCCGTCCTTAGCGAAGAGCCGGTCCAGGACGCCGCCGGGTTCGGTCAGCCGATCAGCAAGCCCGCCGGGCGCCATGACGCGCTCCACCGGCCCGCCCGGCCGCAGTGCTCTGCCAAGCGGTTTGTCCTCCTCCATCAGCTCGGCGACTTTCATCGCCGACTGCAGCGGACTCTTACGCCCGGCCATCCCCAGCAGGGATTCGACGGTGCCGACCAGGCCCGCGCCGGGGGCGTCACGGCGACCGTCGTGGGGCTCCCCGTCGGGAAGTTCAGCGAGGATTTCGCGCCCGGTATCGATCGCCTTGGCAGCCACCGCCAAGCCGGTATCGGCAACGGCCAGCGAAATCCTGAGCGGCGCGGTGATCAGCGACACCAGCTTCATGGCACAACTCTAGGGCGAGTTTGCGCGGTTGGCTGACAATCTCCTGTGAAGAACTCACAGGAACCTCACAGCGAAGATCCAGCGCACCGTAAATTTTGAGGGGAAGATTGTCGGAGGTGAGCATCACGACTGAGACACACCAAGGAACCTTTCCCGCCAACGGCACCACCCCCGCCAAGGTGCTGGTGGTCGACGATGAGTCGAACATTGTCGAGCTGCTCTCGGTCAGTCTCAAATTCCAGGGGTTTGACGTCTATACCGCCGACAGCGGGGCCGCCGCGCTGGATCTGGCCCGCACGGTTCGCCCCGATGCGGTGATTCTCGACGTGATGATGCCTGGGATGGACGGGTTTGGCGTCCTACGGCGTCTGCGTGCCGACGGTATCGATGCTCCGACGCTTTTCCTCACCGCGCGTGACGGATTGCAGGACAAGATCGCCGGGCTGACGCTGGGTGCCGATGACTACGTGACCAAACCGTTCAGCCTCGAAGAGGTGGTGGCCCGGCTACGCGTCATCCTGCGCCGCTCCGGGATGGGCTCGGAGCCCGCACGCAAGTCGCGGCTCAGCTTCGCCGATATCGAGCTCGACGAGGACACCCACGAGGTGTGGAAGACCGGCGAGCCCGTCGCGCTCTCGCCCACCGAGTTCACGCTGCTGCGGTATTTCATGATCAACGCGGGCACCGTGCTCAGTAAGCCGAAGATCCTCGACCATGTGTGGCGTTATGACTTTGGTGGCGATGTGAACGTCGTCGAGTCCTACGTTTCGTATCTGCGGCGCAAGATCGACAACGGTGAGAAGCGGTTGTTGCATACGCTTCGTGGCGTGGGATACGTATTGCGCGAGCCGCGGTGAGTACCCGCCCCGGCGTTCGTCGGGGTGTACCGCTGCGGGTGAGCCTCGTGGTTGGAACCTTGGTTCTGGTCGCGCTGGGGTTGGTGGCATCTGGCATCGCGGTGACTACCACCATGCAGCGCACCATGATGAATCGCGCCGATCGGGAGCTGATCGACGCCGCTAATGGGTGGGCGAATCGGCCCCCTCCGCCGCCGCCGACCTTCGACACCAACCGGCATCGGCCCCCGTCCTTGTTCTTCATCCGCACCACCGATGACCGTGGGCGGGTGGTCATCATGCTCAATGACCGGGCCCGGGCCGATCCGGATCTACCGTTCGACAATGATGTGGGCGGCCGTCCGGTGACGGTGCGCTCTGCCGACGGCACCACGGAGTGGCGCGCGGTGTCCCGCCACGACGCGATGGGCGGGTACACCACCGTTGCCC
This window encodes:
- a CDS encoding pyridine nucleotide-disulfide oxidoreductase encodes the protein MSEYGWTVVGAGPAGIAAVGKLLDRGVPSGSIAWIDPEFAAGGFGTKWRAVPSNTSVKLFINYLTDAQSFRFAHAPHFALNDLAPTDTCLLGDVADPLVWITGQLREQVSALRTTATGLSLHGGRWTVQTEMGEITSKNVILAVGSVPKNLDYPWLNEIPLEAALNPEKLAALPLEGATVAVFGASHSSMIALPNLLAGPAAKVINFYRGPLRYAVDMGDWTLFDDTGLKGDAARWARENIDGVLPARLQRCLVDSPEFPELLQSCDYAVYTVGFSPRPVPAAPQWGKLEYNPANGIIAPGLFGVGIAFPEYRIDPMGFGEHRVGLQKFMDRLNKVLPLWLKYGS
- a CDS encoding YidH family protein; protein product: MTVGESVGAEPDYRFTLANERTYLAWVRTSLALIASGVALMQFVPEFWIPGARHVVSILLVTTGGLLAMAAARRRRRVQDAMRRDADLPPSHMPTFLSVLLLGMVVLLVALLVKG
- a CDS encoding HNH endonuclease, which encodes MCLGCGAPLSRRSQKVYCGNACQAAARRDASTRLWLESGEARVRSEQGHFIRLFLAEAQSGRCAICSGASIWQDSPLVLVLDHIDGNPANNCRENLRLVCPNCDSQLPTYKSRNRGRGRSFRRQRYADGKSY
- a CDS encoding response regulator transcription factor, yielding MSITTETHQGTFPANGTTPAKVLVVDDESNIVELLSVSLKFQGFDVYTADSGAAALDLARTVRPDAVILDVMMPGMDGFGVLRRLRADGIDAPTLFLTARDGLQDKIAGLTLGADDYVTKPFSLEEVVARLRVILRRSGMGSEPARKSRLSFADIELDEDTHEVWKTGEPVALSPTEFTLLRYFMINAGTVLSKPKILDHVWRYDFGGDVNVVESYVSYLRRKIDNGEKRLLHTLRGVGYVLREPR